In a genomic window of Streptococcus mitis NCTC 12261:
- the trxA gene encoding thioredoxin, whose translation MAKAITDATFEQETKDGLVLVDFWATWCGPCRMQGPILDKLSEELSEDVLKIVKMDVDENPNTARAFGIMSIPTLLFKKDGQVVKQVAGVHTAEQIKAIVAELS comes from the coding sequence ATGGCAAAAGCAATTACAGATGCAACATTCGAACAAGAAACAAAAGACGGTTTGGTCTTAGTAGACTTCTGGGCAACTTGGTGTGGTCCATGTCGTATGCAAGGCCCAATCTTGGATAAATTGTCTGAAGAACTTTCAGAAGATGTTTTGAAAATCGTTAAAATGGACGTTGATGAAAATCCAAACACAGCTCGTGCTTTTGGAATCATGTCTATCCCAACTCTTCTCTTCAAAAAAGACGGCCAAGTGGTGAAACAAGTTGCTGGTGTTCACACAGCAGAACAAATCAAGGCCATCGTTGCTGAATTGAGCTAA
- the queC gene encoding 7-cyano-7-deazaguanine synthase QueC yields the protein MKRQSALVVFSGGQDSTTCLFWAKKHYETVEAVTFAYGQRHHLEIQVAREIAKEQGIRHHILDMSLLGQITENALTSDMEIEQKEGEVPNTFVDGRNHLFLSFAAVLAKQRGIKDIVTGVCETDFSGYPDCRDVFVKSLNVTLNLAMDYDFVIQTPLMWLDKAETWELADQLGAFDYVREKTLTCYNGIIGSGCGDCPACHLRQHGLDVYLSQKGED from the coding sequence ATGAAACGTCAATCAGCCTTGGTCGTCTTTAGTGGCGGTCAAGATTCTACAACCTGCCTCTTTTGGGCTAAAAAACACTATGAAACAGTCGAAGCAGTTACCTTTGCCTACGGCCAACGTCATCATCTCGAAATTCAAGTTGCTAGAGAAATCGCCAAGGAACAGGGGATTCGTCATCACATCCTAGATATGTCTCTGCTGGGGCAAATCACTGAAAATGCCCTGACCTCTGATATGGAGATTGAGCAAAAAGAGGGAGAGGTTCCCAATACCTTCGTTGACGGTCGCAACCACCTCTTTCTATCCTTTGCGGCAGTCCTTGCTAAGCAACGAGGTATTAAAGATATCGTGACAGGTGTCTGCGAGACAGACTTCTCAGGCTACCCCGATTGTCGGGATGTCTTCGTCAAATCTCTTAATGTTACCCTCAACCTTGCTATGGATTACGACTTTGTTATCCAAACACCTCTCATGTGGCTAGACAAGGCTGAAACTTGGGAATTAGCCGACCAACTCGGTGCCTTTGACTATGTTCGTGAAAAGACCTTAACCTGCTACAACGGGATTATCGGAAGTGGCTGTGGAGATTGTCCCGCCTGCCACCTACGTCAACATGGGTTAGATGTTTATCTCTCACAGAAAGGAGAGGACTAA
- a CDS encoding MarR family winged helix-turn-helix transcriptional regulator produces the protein MTYLEKWFDFNRRQKEIESLLEETIAQQSEQSLTLKEFYLLYYLDLAQEKSLRQIDLPDKLHLSPSAVSRMVARLEAKNCGLLSRRCCDQDRRSSFICLTSDGQKTLATLQKAVEESLETGLDFLI, from the coding sequence ATGACCTATTTGGAAAAATGGTTTGACTTCAATCGGCGTCAGAAAGAAATTGAAAGTCTCTTGGAAGAGACTATTGCCCAGCAGAGCGAGCAAAGTCTGACCTTGAAAGAGTTCTACCTGCTCTACTATCTGGACTTGGCTCAAGAAAAATCTCTACGCCAGATTGACCTGCCAGATAAGCTTCATCTGAGCCCGAGCGCTGTTTCTCGGATGGTGGCTCGCTTGGAAGCCAAAAATTGCGGTCTGCTTAGTCGCAGGTGTTGTGATCAAGATAGGCGCTCTAGCTTTATCTGCCTGACAAGTGATGGGCAAAAGACACTGGCCACTCTACAAAAGGCTGTCGAAGAAAGCTTGGAAACTGGTTTAGATTTCTTGATTTAA
- a CDS encoding MIP/aquaporin family protein, whose protein sequence is MKKFVAELIGTFMLVFIGTGAVVFGNGLDGLGHLGIAFAFGLAIVVAAYSIGTVSGAHLNPAVSIAMFVNKRLSSSELVNYILGQVVGAFIASGAVFFLLSNAGMSTASLGENALANGVTVFGGFLFEVIATFLFVLVIMTVTSESKGNGAIAGLVIGLSLMAMILVGLNITGLSVNPARSLAPAVLVGGAALQQVWIFILAPIVGGVLAALVAKNFLGTEE, encoded by the coding sequence ATGAAAAAATTTGTTGCTGAATTAATCGGTACTTTCATGCTTGTGTTCATTGGAACAGGAGCTGTTGTTTTTGGAAATGGTCTTGATGGCCTTGGTCACCTTGGAATCGCCTTTGCCTTCGGTTTGGCCATCGTGGTTGCTGCTTACTCAATCGGAACTGTTTCAGGTGCTCACTTGAACCCAGCGGTTTCGATTGCTATGTTTGTAAACAAACGTTTGTCATCTTCAGAACTTGTAAACTACATCCTTGGACAAGTAGTTGGAGCCTTCATCGCTTCTGGCGCGGTCTTCTTCCTCTTGTCGAACGCAGGTATGTCAACTGCTAGTCTTGGTGAAAATGCCTTGGCAAACGGGGTTACTGTCTTTGGTGGTTTCTTGTTTGAAGTGATTGCAACCTTCTTGTTTGTCTTGGTTATTATGACCGTGACTTCAGAAAGCAAGGGAAATGGCGCGATTGCTGGTTTGGTAATCGGTTTGTCCTTGATGGCCATGATCCTTGTGGGATTGAACATCACTGGACTTTCAGTTAACCCAGCTCGTAGCCTGGCTCCTGCTGTATTGGTAGGTGGCGCAGCCCTTCAACAAGTATGGATTTTCATCCTTGCCCCAATCGTTGGTGGAGTTCTTGCAGCACTTGTTGCTAAAAATTTCCTTGGAACAGAAGAATAA
- the queD gene encoding 6-carboxytetrahydropterin synthase QueD, whose product MFFAPKEIKQETGESLVYNPHRTLVSKEFTFDAAHHLFHYEGKCKSLHGHTYHLQIAVSGFLDERGMTYDFGDIKAIYKNYLEPHLDHRYLNETLPYMNTTAENMVYWIFQTMNQELPDKRGLRLEYVRLYETPTSFAEFRREWLDD is encoded by the coding sequence ATGTTTTTTGCACCCAAAGAAATCAAACAGGAAACTGGGGAGTCGCTTGTCTACAATCCTCACAGAACCTTGGTATCAAAAGAATTTACCTTTGATGCTGCCCACCACCTCTTTCACTATGAAGGAAAATGCAAGTCCCTGCACGGCCACACCTATCATCTGCAGATTGCTGTCAGTGGATTTTTAGATGAACGTGGTATGACCTACGATTTTGGAGACATCAAAGCGATCTACAAGAACTACTTAGAGCCCCACTTGGATCATCGCTATCTCAATGAAACCCTGCCTTATATGAACACGACTGCTGAAAATATGGTTTACTGGATTTTCCAAACCATGAATCAAGAGTTGCCCGACAAACGCGGTCTTCGTTTGGAATACGTTCGCCTCTATGAAACTCCGACTTCCTTTGCAGAGTTTAGACGGGAGTGGTTAGATGACTAG
- the queF gene encoding preQ(1) synthase, producing MSQQEEMKNLSLLGNKETNYIFDYQPEVLESFDNRHVENDYFIKFNCPEFTSLCPITAQPDFATIYISYIPDKLCVESKSLKLYLFSYRNHGDFHENCINTIGKDLVNLLDPRYLEVWGKFTPRGGISIDPYYNYGKPGTKYEGLAEQRLFQHDLYPEKIDNR from the coding sequence ATGTCACAACAAGAAGAAATGAAAAACCTAAGCCTCCTCGGCAACAAAGAAACCAACTACATTTTTGACTATCAACCCGAAGTCCTCGAGTCTTTTGACAATCGTCATGTGGAAAATGACTATTTCATCAAATTCAACTGTCCTGAATTTACCTCCCTGTGCCCAATCACTGCTCAACCAGACTTTGCGACCATTTATATTTCCTACATTCCTGACAAGCTCTGCGTCGAGTCAAAATCCCTCAAACTCTACCTTTTTAGTTATAGAAATCATGGCGATTTCCACGAAAACTGTATCAACACCATCGGGAAAGACTTGGTCAATTTGCTAGACCCTCGCTATTTAGAGGTTTGGGGAAAATTCACTCCGCGTGGTGGAATTTCAATCGACCCCTACTACAACTACGGCAAGCCTGGAACCAAGTATGAAGGCCTGGCAGAACAACGCCTCTTCCAACACGATCTTTATCCAGAGAAAATTGACAACCGTTAA
- a CDS encoding LrgB family protein, with protein sequence MSEFVSNPLFGLALSILAYLVGMLIYRRFPHPLTTPLLLSAIFIIIFLKVTGISYQDYYQGGVYLNNLIVPSTVALGIPLYKSFHLMKHHARSILFGSLLAVVVNTSFTALVAKIFGMDFFLAISLFPKSVTTAMAVGITEKLQGLTTVTLVVVVATGILTSVIGPTLLKWLKIDDPVAVGLSLGGTGHAVGTGTAFRYGSVAGAMGGLAIGVTGILYVFVSPIVASLILS encoded by the coding sequence ATGAGTGAATTTGTTTCCAATCCCCTGTTTGGGCTTGCCCTGTCTATCCTAGCTTATCTAGTAGGAATGCTGATTTACAGACGTTTTCCCCATCCTTTGACAACGCCCTTGCTTTTGTCAGCTATTTTCATTATCATCTTTCTAAAGGTGACGGGTATTTCTTACCAAGATTACTACCAAGGTGGGGTTTATCTGAACAACTTGATTGTCCCATCGACTGTTGCTCTAGGGATTCCCCTTTATAAGAGTTTTCACTTGATGAAGCACCATGCTCGGAGTATTCTCTTTGGTAGTCTGCTAGCAGTAGTTGTCAATACCTCTTTCACAGCCCTTGTGGCCAAAATCTTTGGCATGGATTTTTTCCTAGCCATTTCTCTCTTTCCCAAGTCAGTAACAACCGCCATGGCAGTGGGAATCACAGAAAAATTGCAAGGTCTGACGACCGTGACCTTGGTGGTTGTAGTGGCAACTGGGATTTTAACCAGTGTCATCGGCCCAACCCTTTTGAAGTGGTTGAAAATTGACGACCCAGTAGCTGTTGGTCTTTCCCTTGGAGGAACAGGCCATGCAGTCGGAACAGGGACAGCCTTTCGATATGGTTCTGTAGCAGGAGCCATGGGTGGCTTGGCTATCGGTGTCACCGGTATTCTCTATGTCTTTGTCAGCCCCATTGTAGCCAGTTTGATATTGAGTTAA
- the queE gene encoding 7-carboxy-7-deazaguanine synthase QueE, whose translation MTRERVLKLPVLEIFGPTFQGEGRAIGQKTMFVRTAGCDYHCDWCDSAFTWDGSEKPTRMTADEVIAALDKLGNYDYVTLSGGNPAILAANMAELVTKLKERGVTLAVETQGSRWQNWLKDIDQVTLSPKPPSSKMEVNFETLDFIVSQLDPDKVTFKIPVFDDADLAFAKGIQERYQPDVLFLSAGNPEPKATGNIVQDQLDRLKELWERVAADDSWGNVRVLPQLHTLLYDNQRGV comes from the coding sequence ATGACTAGGGAACGTGTCCTCAAACTACCAGTTCTGGAAATTTTTGGCCCTACCTTTCAAGGTGAAGGCCGTGCTATTGGGCAGAAAACAATGTTTGTCCGCACTGCTGGTTGCGACTACCACTGCGACTGGTGCGACTCTGCCTTTACTTGGGATGGTTCTGAAAAACCAACTCGCATGACAGCTGACGAAGTCATTGCTGCCTTGGATAAACTAGGGAACTACGACTATGTAACCCTGTCTGGCGGAAATCCCGCTATCCTAGCAGCCAACATGGCTGAACTGGTCACTAAGCTCAAGGAACGTGGTGTCACCCTTGCTGTTGAGACCCAAGGCTCTCGCTGGCAAAATTGGTTAAAAGATATCGACCAGGTCACCCTGAGTCCCAAACCTCCTTCATCTAAGATGGAAGTCAACTTTGAGACCTTGGACTTTATCGTTTCCCAACTAGATCCAGACAAGGTCACCTTTAAAATCCCTGTCTTTGATGATGCTGATTTGGCCTTTGCTAAAGGGATTCAAGAACGCTACCAACCAGATGTTCTCTTCTTATCTGCAGGAAATCCTGAGCCCAAGGCCACAGGAAATATTGTCCAAGACCAACTGGACCGCCTCAAAGAACTCTGGGAACGCGTCGCTGCTGACGATAGCTGGGGCAATGTCCGTGTCCTTCCTCAACTCCATACCCTCCTCTACGACAACCAACGTGGTGTTTAA
- a CDS encoding DUF4649 family protein: MIEITYLDASKNERTVTFESYDDFDRSQQACLIGVADYYPVQKLTYNGHDLDYHGTYGDVFFYLMKQDLSQYN; the protein is encoded by the coding sequence ATGATTGAAATTACCTATCTAGATGCCAGCAAGAACGAAAGAACTGTAACTTTCGAATCTTATGACGACTTTGATCGTTCGCAACAAGCTTGCCTTATCGGCGTCGCAGACTACTACCCTGTCCAAAAATTAACCTACAACGGTCATGATTTGGACTACCATGGGACTTATGGAGATGTCTTCTTCTATCTCATGAAACAAGATTTAAGCCAATATAACTAA
- a CDS encoding CidA/LrgA family protein produces the protein MKLYVQLMILFVISLIGEGISSFFHLPIPGSIIGLIILFLALQFKWLRTRHVNMVGNFLLANMTILFLPPAVGIMEKFDVIAPYLLPIVLIVFFAAVINIILIALVVQFIKRRFEGDYEKGDAK, from the coding sequence ATGAAATTATATGTTCAATTAATGATTCTCTTTGTGATTTCTCTAATCGGAGAGGGAATTTCCAGTTTCTTTCATTTGCCTATCCCAGGCAGTATTATCGGCTTGATTATTCTCTTTCTAGCCCTACAATTCAAGTGGCTGAGAACCAGACATGTCAATATGGTGGGGAATTTCTTGCTGGCCAATATGACCATTCTCTTTTTGCCACCAGCAGTGGGAATCATGGAGAAGTTTGATGTGATTGCTCCCTATCTCTTGCCCATTGTTTTGATTGTCTTTTTTGCGGCTGTCATCAATATTATCCTCATAGCCTTGGTAGTTCAGTTCATCAAGAGACGGTTTGAGGGAGATTATGAGAAAGGAGATGCCAAATGA